Genomic segment of Deltaproteobacteria bacterium:
ACAACACCCCCGCTATGTGGACCTCGAAAAGTGCATCGCCTGTGGCCTCTGTGCAGAGAAGTGTCCCAAGAAGGTGGACAGCGAGTATGACGCAGGCCTGGCCAAACGAAAGGCGATCCATGTCCAGTACGCGCAGGCCGTCCCCCTGAAGTATGTGATCGATGCTGCCAACTGTATCTACCTGACAAAGGGGAAATGTAAGGTCTGTGAGAAGCTCTGCCCGGCCGGTGCCATCAATTTCGACGATCGGCCGAGGGAGTCGACCCTTCATGTGGGCTCTGTCATTCTCGCTCCAGGCTCCCGGGTCTTCGACCCTTCCACCCGGGATATTTATGGTTACGGTCGTTCTCCCAACATCGTCACCAGCCTGGAATTCGAGCGAATGCTTTCCGCCTCAGGGCCACTGGGAGGACATCTGGTCCGATTCTCGGACAACAGAGAGCCGGCCAAGATCGCCTGGCTCCAGTGTGTGGGTTCCAGGGACGTTCACGAGGGGGCCAAGGCTTACTGCTCCGGGGTCTGTTGCACCTATGCCATAAAGGAAGCCATCGTAGCCAAGGAACATGCAAAGGGCGGCCTCGACACCGCTATCTTTTACATAGATATGCGGACCTACGGCAAGGGCTTCGAGCGGTATTACAATCGGGCGGAAAAGGAGGCGGGCGTCAGATTCATAAAGTCCCGAATCGCCAGGATCATCGAGAAGGACGGCAATGGAAACCTGCTCATCCAGTACGTCGACGAGTCAGGACGGCGGGTCGAAGAGGAGTTCGACATGGTGGTTCTCTCCGTGGGATTGGGCGTCTCCGCGGAGGCGGTCGCGTTGGCCGAGAGGGCGGGAATTACGGTCGACTCTTACGGATATGCGTCCACCAGCAGCTTTGCCCCGGTTCTTTCCTCGAGGCCCAGTGTCCTTGTCTGCGGGGCCTTTCAGGGCCCGAAAGACATCCCCTCCTCGGTTATCGAGGCAAGTGCGGCTGCGGCCGTTGCCGGTAGTTCCCTGGCCGATTCCAGGTGGTCCATGACAAGGACAAAGGAGATTCCTCAGGAGATCGACGTCAGTGGGCAGCCCCCCGCCATCGGAGTTTTTGTGTGCCGATGCGGGACCAACATAGCAGGGGTGGTGGACGTGCCGGCTGTTGTTGAATACGCCCGCACCCTGCCGGGCGTGGTCTACGTGGAGGACAACCTGTTCAGCTGCGCCCAGGATACTCAGGGGAAAATCGCCGAGGTCATCAAGAAGGAGAGGCTCAACAGGGTCGTCGTTGCTGCGTGCACCCCTCTGACCCATGAGCCTCTTTTTCAGGAGACCCTGGCCGATGCCGGTATCAACAAGTACCTCTTCGAGATGGCCAATATTCGAAATCAGTGTGCCTGGGTGCATGCAGGGGATCCGGGAGGGGCCACCCAAAAGGCCAAGGATCTCGTGAGGATGGCAGTAGCCAAGGTGGCTCGCCACACCCCTCTTGTCGAGCCTGTCATCGAGGTCAACCAGGCCGCCCTCGTGGTTGGAGGCGGCATCTCCGGGATGACTGCCGCAAGGAATCTGGCACAACAGGGTTACCACACCTATCTCATTGAGAGGGACGCCGCTCTGGGAGGCCAGGGTCGAAACCTCTATGAAACCTGGCGGGGCGAGAAGGTCCAACAGTATCTGGCAGGACTCATAGAGGATGTACGATCGGACCCGAATATCGAGGTCTGGGTCAACGCCAACTTGACCCACGTGGATGGTTTCGTGGGTAACTTCCGATCCACCGTTGAGGCCGACGGTAAGGATCACACCGTCGAGCACGGCGTTGCCATAATCGCGACCGGTGCTTCGGAGCTCAAGCCCGACCAGTATCTATACGGAAAAGACCCCTCGGTTCTAACTAGTCTAGACCTCGACAGGAGGTTCATAGAGGGCGACAGTTCTCTCAAGGAGCCGCACTTTGCCGTCTTCATACAATGCGTAGGGTCTCGAAACGAAGAAAGACCTTACTGTTCAAAGGTCTGTTGTACCCACACGGTTAGAAACGCGCTCAAATTGAAGGATCTGAATCCAGACACGGAAGTTTTTGTCCTCTACAGGGATATGCGGACCTACGGGCTACGCGAAGACCTTTACAGGGAGGCCCGGAACAGGGGGGTTGTTTTTGTCAGATACGATGCCCAACGGCAGCTCGACGTGACGAGAGACGAGGAGGGGCTTGGGGTCCGCTTTACCAGTTATGTTCTCGGCCGTCAAATGGTGATTCATCCGGACCTGATCATCCTGGCCACAGCCGTCGTTCCCCCAAAGGAAAACCCTGTGGCCCGGCTTTTCAAGGTGCCTGTCAACGACGACGGCTTCTTTGCCGAGGCCCATGTGAAACTCCGGCCCAGCGATTTCTCCACGGACGGGGTATTCGTCTGCGGCCTTGCTCACTGCCCGAAACCGATCGACGAATCCATAGCCCAGGGGCTTGCCGCCTCCTCCCGAGCGGTGACGGTTCTGTCCCAGAAGCGGATGTCCGGCAATGCCATAGTGGCCTGGATAAACCCGGAAACCTGTGTCGGTTGCCAGGGATGCCTTAATGTATGTCCCTATGAGGCCATCCGCTACCTGGAAGAGCGTAGGATCTGTGAGGTCAACCCAGCAATCTGCAAAGGCTGTGGCGCATGCGCCGCGACCTGCCCCTCGGGCAGCGTGGAGCTTCAGGGCTTCACATCCGGGCAGATATGTTGGGAAATCAAAAAGGCGATGAGTAGATGACGTAATAGCGAGATCGGGCCTGGCTGGGGGGTTAGAGGCTCCGAGACGGGCTCTCAAGGAGTCTATTATGGCCGATGATTTCAAGCCGAAGATAATAGCCTTCCTGTGCACTTGGTGAGCATATGCAGCGGCTGACCTGGCTGGGGTCAGTAGACTGCAGTATTCCACCTCCTTGCGGACCATAAGGGTTACGTGCACGGGGAGCATATCGCCCCATTACGTGCTCAAGGCACTCCAGGAGGGGGCAGACGGCATCTTCGTGGCGGGCTGACGGTTCGGGGAATGCCATTACCAGTCTGGTAATGTGATTGCAAACAAGAGAATGACCTTCCTCCGGAGACTGATGGCCTTCTCGGGAATCGATCCCGACCGTCTCAGAGTCAGATGGGTCTCTTCCTCGGAGGCCTCGGAATACGTGGAAGAGGTGTCCAAGTTCGTGGAGGATATCAAAAGCATTGGGCCGAACCCCCTCAAAGCAAAGGAGGCTGCCTGAGACCTATGAGCCAAAAGGTCCGACAACATGTCCAACAGCTATTTTCAGAAGGAAAAATCAAGGGTTTTCTCGGGCTGAGAGAGGATGGGGGACAGATCCTGCCCCACCTGTTTCGCAGGCCCGAAGAACTCGAAAGGCTCTCCCTGGGCGACTGGAAGAAGCCCGGCGACGCACGGTATCCCCTCAACCAGTTGCTGATACACCTTGCCAGGCAACATCCCGACGAGACCTTCGGTGTCCTCGTTCGTGGATGTGACGAAAGAGGGCTGAGGGAGCTCTTCAAGTGGAACCAGCTTGACAAGGAGAGGGTTCTTCCAGTTGGGATCGGTTGTCCGGATGAACTGGCCAGGGCGTGCGAATGCGCCAAGCCTTACCCTGACAGCCTTATCGAAGGGCCTCAAGGAGAGAAGAGAGAGAACGAAAGGGTCGACCGGATCGACGAGATGGATCTCGAGAGCCGCCTAGCATTCTGGATGGCCGAGTTCAGCCGATGCATCAAGTGCTTTGGCTGCCGCAATGTCTGTCCCATGTGTTTCTGCAATGAATGTTCACTCCAGGAGGAGGTCCTGGTGGGAAAGGGGGAAATCCCCCCGGACAACCCGACCTTCCACCTCATCAGGGCGGTCCACATGGTCGGGCGCTGTATCGACTGCGGCCTGTGCGAGGAGGCCTGTCCCGCAGACATCCCTCTCAGGATCCTTTACAAAAAGGTAGGAGAGATCGTGAGCGAGGAGTTCGGCTACCAGACAGGTTACAGCCTGGAGAAAAAGTCACCATTCATCATCATCGGGGGATAGAGAACCCATGGAACTCAAGACCGTTCCCACAACCTGTCCTTATTGTGGATGCGGCTGCGGGCTGCTTCTGGAGGTTCTCGATGGAAAGCTCGTGGGGGTTCTCCCTTCCAAGACAGCCCCGGTAAACCAGGGGCGGCTCTGCGTCAAGGGCTGGACGGTTCACGAGTTTGTCAATAGTCCGAAGCGACTCACAAAGCCTCTGGTACGCAGAGACGGAACTCTCCAGGAGACTTCCTGGGACGAGGCGCTCGATCTTGCCGTCTCGCGGCTCCGGGAAATCAAGGAAGAGCACGGTCCAGACAGTATCGTCGTCTTCTCGTCCGCAAAGTGTACGAACGAGGAGAACTATCTGCTCCAGAAATTCTCCCGCGCAGCCATCGGGACGAACAATATCGACCACTGTGCGAGGCTCTGACACTCTTCCACGGTGGCCGGGCTTGCCGCCGCATTTGGCAGTGGAGCGATGACCAACTCCGTCGAAGAGATCGGTGAGGCTGACTGCGTCTTCATAATCGGTTCCAACACATCGGTGGCCCATCCCCTGGTCGCCACCCGGGTGTACCGTGCAAAAGCGAAGGGAGCAAGACTGGTCGTCGCCGACCCCCGACGGATTCCCATCACTCTCCAGGCAGACCTCCACCTGCAGCACAACCTGGGAACCGATGTAGCCCTTATCAACGGCCTCATGCATATCATCATACACCACGGGTGGCAGGACTCCCGGTTCATCGAGGAGCGTACAGAGAATTTCGAGGCCATGCGGGCGGTCATAGAAAAATACCCTCCTCAGAAGGTGTCCGAGATCACGGGGATTGCTGTAGCTGACCTGGAGAGAGCCGCCGAGTATTACAGTAGCGCCGAACGGGCTACCATCCTTTACGCCATGGGAATCACCCAGCATACCACCGGCGTGGACAACGTCAAATCCCTGGCCAATCTGGCCATGCTCACAGGGAACCTCGGCAAGGAATCGACAGGGGTCAACCCGCTGAGGGGACAGAACAACGTCCAGGGAGCGTGTGATATGGGAGCGCTCCCGAATGTCTACCCGGGCTATCAGGCCGTGACCGACCAGGGGGTTCGCAGCAAGTTCGAAGAAGCCTGGAAGGCAAGGCTCTCAGACAGGGTTGGACTGACCGCCACCGAGACATTTCCAGCCATCCTCAATGGAAGAGTCAAGGCCCTGGTCGTACTGGGGGAAAACCCGATGGTGAGCGATCCGGACAGTCTCCACGTGGAAAGGGCATTGAAGAGCCTGGAGTTTCTGCTTGTGATCGACATCTTCCAGAGTCCTACTGCGGCGCTGGCCCATGTGGTTCTCCCGGCGAGCTCATTCGCTGAAAAGGAGGGGACCTTTACCAACACGGAGAGGAGGGTCCAGATGGTACGCCGGGCCCTTGACCCGCCGGGAATGGCGAGGCCCGACCTCCAAATCATCCAGGACCTGTCAAACCGTTTTGGCTACCCAATGAACTTCGAGTCTCCTGCCGCGATTCAGGAGGAGATCGCCAGGCTGACGCCGTCCTACGGCGGGATAACCTATGACAGGCTTCAGGGAGAGGGCCTGCAATGGCCCTGCCCGAATGCCGAACATCCGGGAACCCCTTTCCTGCACAAGGGAAAATTCGCTCGGGGGAGGGGCCTGTTCCATGCCATCGAATTCCAGGCTCCTGCCGAGAGGGCTGACACGGACTACCCCTTCCAACTCACTACGGGAAGGCTCTATGTCCATTACCATACAGGTACGATGACAAGGAACTCCCCTTCACTCGACCGTGAAATCACGGAGTGCTACCTGGAGATGAATCCCAAAGACGCTGCAGAACTCGGGATCACCGACGGGGAGACCGTGATCCTGGAGTCCCGGCGTGGGTCCGTCTCAACACGGGTTAAGCTCACAGAGGCAGTAGCGAAAGGGGTTCTCTTCATGCCCTTCCACTTTCTCGAGAGCAGGGCCAATATTCTCACCAATCCGGCCCTTGACCCCATCGCCAAGATACCTGAGTACAAGGTCTGCGCCGTCAAACTGAGGCGCGCGGCCTGATGGATCCCGGATTTACCACCCAAGGGGGCGACGGCTCCTCTCCCTTCCCCGAGAGGCTCTGTTCTTTCAGCCACCACTCTCCCAGAACAGCTCTTGCCAGGCCTCTTCGAAGCCTGGGCGCTCTTGCTTTTTTGGATTGCCAAGGAGGGGCGGTTCATGGGAGAATGACGGCATCCTGCCATAGAAACGGAGAGTCAAGGTAATGTCAAAAATCGTCTTTGTCCTCACCCTGGTCGTGGTCATGGGGTTGAGCTATCTCGCTCTGGAAAACCCTACCGCGGTGCAGCTCAAGCTCTTTACCAAGGGCCCTACTCAGGTTCCTCTCTACATGATTATCTTCGGGGCTTTCATTCTGGGAGCCGTCTTTGTCTATGTCCTATTCCTCCTCCAGGGAGTCCGGGGTGCTCTGCTGGGGATGAGGGAAAGGCGAACCCGAAGGCGCGATGAGAGAACCGACCAGTACCGCCAAGAGGCGAGGGACTTCCTCCGCCTCGGCGAGCTGGAGAAGTCGAAGACGATTCTCGAGAGGGCCATCCGTCTCAACCCGGACAACCTGGAGCTCTTCCTCGACCTCGGAGACGTCTTTCTCGAGTGGAAGCGGTTCACCCAAGCCTCGGATCAGTTCCATCACGTCTTTTCAAGGGATCCCCACAATATCCGGGCGGTCCTGGGAATAGCAGCAAGCAGTGAGGGGACCGGAAACTACTCGGAGGCCGAACTTTACTACAACCGGGTCCTGGAGAGGGAGAAGTCGAATCCCGTGGCCTTGAGAGGGCTTCTGAGAGTTCAAAAGGCTCAGGGGAAATGGTCTGAGGCCATGGAAACCCTTCGACTCCTCCGCAAAGAAGGGCTGGTTTCGGCCGAGCAGTTCGATGAGGCTCTTTCGATCCTCTGGTACGAGGAGGCCCGGTCCCAGCAGAGAGCCGGAAATCCCAGGGAAGGTGCGGCGTCTCTCGAGAAGAGCCTGAAGCTCCGGAGTGGATTTGTTCCCTCCCTCCTGAGCCTCGGGGAGGAGTACATCAGGGAGGGTCTGCCCGAGAAGGCCCTGAGGCTCTGGGAGTCTGCCCTGCTGGAGGATTTCCAAATTCCCGTCGTGAAAGCCCTGGAGGACTACCGGCTCCAACACGGCGGCGACAAGGAGCTCGTCCAGTTCTACAGGAAGGCTTCAAGCCGCCATGGACTGGCCAGGCTCCTCCTCGCCAGGATCTACCTGAGGCAGGATCTCATAGAAGAGGCCGAACAGGAGATCACCAGGCTACCCGATGTGGAGGCCTCACCCGGAGCGCTCCTGCTTCTGGCAGAGGTGGAGAAAAAGAGGCTGAACGAGGCCCTGGCCAACCGGTATTACACCCTGGCCGCCGAGGTGCTCCGCCATCGGCTCTTCAAATACCGATGTCCTGCCTGCGGAGCACTCCACGACCACTGGGAGGCTCAGTGCCGGAAGTGCGGTATCTGGAATGCCCTGAAAATCGATCTGTTTTTGCCTTAGCATTCCATCCGGCGCCCGTAGCGCGGCCCGAATAAAGGGGGAAAAAGCAGCCGGATTCCTGAAGAACGACCGGGGAAGAAAGGGGAACCCATGTCTCAGCCTGTAAAACTGATCGCCCTGTTGAAGGCAAAACCAGGCATGAGCCTGTCCGACTTCGAGAAACGCTGGATTGGAGATCATGCTCCACTGACCTTGAAGTTCAAGAATCTCAAAGCCTATCGGATCAACGTGGCTATCGAAGAGTACCAGGAGATCGAAGGCGACCTGCCATTTGACGGCATCGCCGAGCTCTGGTGGGACTCACTGGAACAGATGCAGGAAGACTTCGCCTCGCCTGAAGCCGAAGCTGCTGTCGCCGACGCCGACACTTTTACCGTAATCCGCACCCATATCTACTGCCGGGAATTCGTCCTCAAGTGAGGAACCGGGGAATCCACAGCCGGCCAACCGGCCCGTGATCCCGGGCTGTCCCCACACAAGACGGCCCTCCCGGGGCCGACAGAGAGATTCTAGCGATCTCCCCCCTCGAAAACGAGTCCTCTGAACCGGGCGAGAGCCTCCTGCCAGGCCGCCCGTGATCTTGGTTCATAGGTCTGCTGCCTGGTGGAGGCTGAAATGGCCCGGCGGCCCTCTGTAACGGCGGCCAGGTGGCCCGTAGCAACGGCCTGCAGCAGGATGTTGCCCAGTGCCGTGGCCTCCACCGGCCCTGCCACCACCTGGCGCTCACAGGCATCTGCGGTAAACTGGGAGAGCAAGGGGTTCTGACTGCCTCCGCCGACGAGCCTGATAGTCTCCAGATGCCGCCCCGTGAGGGTCTCCAGATCATCGAGTACCAAACGGTGTTTCAGGGCCAGGCTCTCGAGGCAACACCTGGCAGTCGGACCAGGCCCGATCGGCTCGGGCTGTCCGGTTCTCCGGCAGTAGGCTCTGATAGCGGCGGGCATATCGCCTGGCCCGATGAAATCGACGGCATCAGGATCTATCAGGGCGACAAAGGGCTCTGCCCTCTCGGCCAGGGCCAGGAGTTCCTCCCAGGTATGGGAGAGACCTTCCCGTTCCCACTGGCGCCTGCTCTCCTGGAGCAACCAAAGACCAGCCAGGTTCTTCAGGAGTCGAGTCTTTCCGGCCACACCCCCCTCGTTGGTAAAATTCAGGGCCAACACTCGATCGTCCACGAGGGGCTCGTCCACCTCCACACCCATCAGACTCCAGGTACCGCTGCTGATATAGACGCTCCGTTCGTCCAGCCCCGGTACGGCAGCCACGGCGCTGGCCGTGTCGTGGCTGCCCGGTGCGATCACCGGGATGGCCCGGCCGAGGCCCACCTCGGCCGCCAAATCGAACCGCATCTCACCGAGGATCGTGCCCGGAGCAAGCACGGGCGGAAGGAGGTGGGTGGGAATCCCCAATCGGGCGAGCAGTTCCCTGGCCCATTCTCCCCTGCGGATGTCGAACATCTGGCTCGTGGTAGCTATGGTGAACTCGGATGCCTTACGGCCGCTCAGCCAGTAATGGAAGAGGTCCGGCAGCATGAGCAGTGTGTCTGCCACCGCGAGTTGGGGATCACCTGTCTCGACCATGCTGAGGAGTTGGTACAGGCTGTTCAACTCCATGAACT
This window contains:
- a CDS encoding EthD family reductase — its product is MSQPVKLIALLKAKPGMSLSDFEKRWIGDHAPLTLKFKNLKAYRINVAIEEYQEIEGDLPFDGIAELWWDSLEQMQEDFASPEAEAAVADADTFTVIRTHIYCREFVLK
- a CDS encoding DUF1049 domain-containing protein; translation: MSKIVFVLTLVVVMGLSYLALENPTAVQLKLFTKGPTQVPLYMIIFGAFILGAVFVYVLFLLQGVRGALLGMRERRTRRRDERTDQYRQEARDFLRLGELEKSKTILERAIRLNPDNLELFLDLGDVFLEWKRFTQASDQFHHVFSRDPHNIRAVLGIAASSEGTGNYSEAELYYNRVLEREKSNPVALRGLLRVQKAQGKWSEAMETLRLLRKEGLVSAEQFDEALSILWYEEARSQQRAGNPREGAASLEKSLKLRSGFVPSLLSLGEEYIREGLPEKALRLWESALLEDFQIPVVKALEDYRLQHGGDKELVQFYRKASSRHGLARLLLARIYLRQDLIEEAEQEITRLPDVEASPGALLLLAEVEKKRLNEALANRYYTLAAEVLRHRLFKYRCPACGALHDHWEAQCRKCGIWNALKIDLFLP
- a CDS encoding 4Fe-4S dicluster domain-containing protein, yielding MSQKVRQHVQQLFSEGKIKGFLGLREDGGQILPHLFRRPEELERLSLGDWKKPGDARYPLNQLLIHLARQHPDETFGVLVRGCDERGLRELFKWNQLDKERVLPVGIGCPDELARACECAKPYPDSLIEGPQGEKRENERVDRIDEMDLESRLAFWMAEFSRCIKCFGCRNVCPMCFCNECSLQEEVLVGKGEIPPDNPTFHLIRAVHMVGRCIDCGLCEEACPADIPLRILYKKVGEIVSEEFGYQTGYSLEKKSPFIIIGG
- a CDS encoding CoB--CoM heterodisulfide reductase iron-sulfur subunit A family protein; this translates as MVQNQTGSVIVVGGGIAGMQAALDLANSGFYVYLVERSSSIGGVMSQLDKTFPTNDCSMUILSPKLVEVGRHLNIELMTLSEVTGISGEQGDLEVSIRQHPRYVDLEKCIACGLCAEKCPKKVDSEYDAGLAKRKAIHVQYAQAVPLKYVIDAANCIYLTKGKCKVCEKLCPAGAINFDDRPRESTLHVGSVILAPGSRVFDPSTRDIYGYGRSPNIVTSLEFERMLSASGPLGGHLVRFSDNREPAKIAWLQCVGSRDVHEGAKAYCSGVCCTYAIKEAIVAKEHAKGGLDTAIFYIDMRTYGKGFERYYNRAEKEAGVRFIKSRIARIIEKDGNGNLLIQYVDESGRRVEEEFDMVVLSVGLGVSAEAVALAERAGITVDSYGYASTSSFAPVLSSRPSVLVCGAFQGPKDIPSSVIEASAAAAVAGSSLADSRWSMTRTKEIPQEIDVSGQPPAIGVFVCRCGTNIAGVVDVPAVVEYARTLPGVVYVEDNLFSCAQDTQGKIAEVIKKERLNRVVVAACTPLTHEPLFQETLADAGINKYLFEMANIRNQCAWVHAGDPGGATQKAKDLVRMAVAKVARHTPLVEPVIEVNQAALVVGGGISGMTAARNLAQQGYHTYLIERDAALGGQGRNLYETWRGEKVQQYLAGLIEDVRSDPNIEVWVNANLTHVDGFVGNFRSTVEADGKDHTVEHGVAIIATGASELKPDQYLYGKDPSVLTSLDLDRRFIEGDSSLKEPHFAVFIQCVGSRNEERPYCSKVCCTHTVRNALKLKDLNPDTEVFVLYRDMRTYGLREDLYREARNRGVVFVRYDAQRQLDVTRDEEGLGVRFTSYVLGRQMVIHPDLIILATAVVPPKENPVARLFKVPVNDDGFFAEAHVKLRPSDFSTDGVFVCGLAHCPKPIDESIAQGLAASSRAVTVLSQKRMSGNAIVAWINPETCVGCQGCLNVCPYEAIRYLEERRICEVNPAICKGCGACAATCPSGSVELQGFTSGQICWEIKKAMSR
- a CDS encoding rhamnulokinase, with translation MERETIDFLAVDLGASTGRVVLGRWNGRTFDVVQLHRFANGSVGILGHQHWDVLRLWQEVREGLARYVGRFHTRLAGIGVDTWGVDFALLDSAGRLLGNPYSYRDPRTRGMMEVAFQRVSRREIFEQTGVQFMELNSLYQLLSMVETGDPQLAVADTLLMLPDLFHYWLSGRKASEFTIATTSQMFDIRRGEWARELLARLGIPTHLLPPVLAPGTILGEMRFDLAAEVGLGRAIPVIAPGSHDTASAVAAVPGLDERSVYISSGTWSLMGVEVDEPLVDDRVLALNFTNEGGVAGKTRLLKNLAGLWLLQESRRQWEREGLSHTWEELLALAERAEPFVALIDPDAVDFIGPGDMPAAIRAYCRRTGQPEPIGPGPTARCCLESLALKHRLVLDDLETLTGRHLETIRLVGGGSQNPLLSQFTADACERQVVAGPVEATALGNILLQAVATGHLAAVTEGRRAISASTRQQTYEPRSRAAWQEALARFRGLVFEGGDR
- the fdhF gene encoding formate dehydrogenase subunit alpha, which codes for MELKTVPTTCPYCGCGCGLLLEVLDGKLVGVLPSKTAPVNQGRLCVKGWTVHEFVNSPKRLTKPLVRRDGTLQETSWDEALDLAVSRLREIKEEHGPDSIVVFSSAKCTNEENYLLQKFSRAAIGTNNIDHCARLUHSSTVAGLAAAFGSGAMTNSVEEIGEADCVFIIGSNTSVAHPLVATRVYRAKAKGARLVVADPRRIPITLQADLHLQHNLGTDVALINGLMHIIIHHGWQDSRFIEERTENFEAMRAVIEKYPPQKVSEITGIAVADLERAAEYYSSAERATILYAMGITQHTTGVDNVKSLANLAMLTGNLGKESTGVNPLRGQNNVQGACDMGALPNVYPGYQAVTDQGVRSKFEEAWKARLSDRVGLTATETFPAILNGRVKALVVLGENPMVSDPDSLHVERALKSLEFLLVIDIFQSPTAALAHVVLPASSFAEKEGTFTNTERRVQMVRRALDPPGMARPDLQIIQDLSNRFGYPMNFESPAAIQEEIARLTPSYGGITYDRLQGEGLQWPCPNAEHPGTPFLHKGKFARGRGLFHAIEFQAPAERADTDYPFQLTTGRLYVHYHTGTMTRNSPSLDREITECYLEMNPKDAAELGITDGETVILESRRGSVSTRVKLTEAVAKGVLFMPFHFLESRANILTNPALDPIAKIPEYKVCAVKLRRAA
- a CDS encoding hydrogenase iron-sulfur subunit, producing the protein MADDFKPKIIAFLCTWUAYAAADLAGVSRLQYSTSLRTIRVTCTGSISPHYVLKALQEGADGIFVAGURFGECHYQSGNVIANKRMTFLRRLMAFSGIDPDRLRVRWVSSSEASEYVEEVSKFVEDIKSIGPNPLKAKEAA